The sequence CTACGCCGAGCAGCCTCGCCCCGAGGGCCTGGCCCAGGCCTTCCTCATCGGCAAGGACTTCCTGGCCGGAGAGCCGGCCGGCCTGATCCTGGGCGACAACATCCTTTACGGCCATGGCATGACCGAGATGCTGCAGAAGGCGGCGCAGACCAGCCACGGCGGCCTCATCTTCGCGTATCAGGTGAAAGACCCGGAACGCTATGGCGTCGTGGAGTTCGACGCCCACGGCAAAGCCATCTCGCTGGCCGAAAAGCCCAAACGGCCCAAGAGCCACTACGCGGTCCCCGGCCTGTATTTCTACGGGCCCGAGGTTTGCGCCGAGGCGGCCAAGCTCAAGCCCAGCCCCCGCAACGAGTTGGAGATCACCGATCTCAACACCGCCTTCCTAAAGCGCGGGGAACTGCAGGTCCTGAAGATGGGCCGGGGCATCGCCTGGCTCGATACCGGGACGCACCAGAGCCTCATGGACGCGGCGAGCTTCGTCCAGACGGTCCAGGACCGCCAAGGGCTCATGGTGGCCTGCCTTGAAGAGATCGCCTTGATGGCCGGCTGGATCGGGCTGGATGAGGTCAAGGCCGAGGCGGAAAGGATGGGCAAGAGCCCCTACTCCAGCTATCTGCGGCATCTGCTGGCGCCAGACAGCGAAATTCAGTGATCGGACAAGGGCTGACCGCGGCTCTGACGGTCCTGGCCTTCATCCTGCCGATCTCCATCGCGGGGACCAACATGGCCCTGTTCCTCATCGGACTGCTCCTATTGGCGGGCATCGCGAGCAGAACTCCTCTGGAATGGCGCCGCGCCTGCGTCCCGGCTTTCTGGTGTCTCTGCATCTACTGCGCCGTGGCCGTGGTGACGTCCTTGACGGGAGTCTTGTCGAAGAACAGCCTGCACGATCTTCACAAGGATCTTCACAAGTTCGGCGTCTTTCTCGGCCTCCTGGTCGCCTTGCGCGCGGCCCCCGCGCGCCGCTTGCCGGGCGCGCTGGCTTTGGGCTTCACTTTCATAGCCGGCTTCGGGATCGCGCAGTTCTGCCTGGACGCCCACCGGGCGCTCCAGGCCTACGGCACGCTCAGCGCCGGGATCCGAGCTCACGCCTTCGTGCATCCCGTGACGTATGGGGAGATCCTGGCGCTGGGGCTGTTGGGAGCGCTCTCGGCGGTGGGCGCGACCGGGAGCACGCAGACGCAGCGCCGGCCGGCTCTCGCTTTCCTGGCCCTGGGAGCGGCGGCTTTGATCCTGAACCAGACCCGCGGCGCTTTGCTGGGCGTGGCGGCCGGCTTCGCCGCCTTATGCGCGGCCGAGCCGTCCTTCCGGCGCTGGCTCAAGTGGGGCGTCGCGGCCGCGGTGCTGGGAGCCATCCTGATGGAGCTTCTTCCCACCGGCAGGTCTCTCATGGCTTCTGTGGCGCATCACGGGACCGCGGTCGGCGGGAACCCTCAGCTCCATCGCTTCATCTTGTGGGACGTGGCTTGGCGCATCTTCAAAGACCATCCTTGGCTGGGGGTGGGCCCCGCCAATTACGCCACCGTGTTCGCCGAATACCACCAGGGGATGTTCGAAGGTCAGAGCGTCTGGGGCTCCGCGCACAATCTCTTCCTGCATCAGTCGGCGGAACGGGGGCTCCTGGGGCTGGCGGCCTTGGCCGCCTTGTGGACCGCTTTTCTGGCCGGGGCTTGGAAGCGGGCCCGCGCTTTGCCCGATGCCTGGAACCTGTGGGCCTTGGCCGCCACGGCCGCGTTCTTCGTCATGAACTTCACCGAGACCGCGTTCCAGATCGAGCAGGTCACGACCCTCTTCCTCCTCATCTGGGCGCGCGCGGAAGCCCGACACCATGCCCAGACCTGAGCCGCTGGTCCTGGCCCGCTGGGCGATGCGGTTCTGCCTCTGCTGTTTCTGCTTTCTGGTCACCTGGACCATCGCGGGCGCCAACGTGGCCTGGGGCGTCCTCTTGGCGAGCCTCGTCGCCTTCGCCGCTCTCGGCGGGACCGTGGCCCTGGGAGCGCACCGCAGCGCCATCGAGATACCCCTCTGGGTCTTCCTGGGAGCCGCCATCCTCGCCTGCGCCCTGGGGGTGGACCCGGCGCACAGCTTCCGGTCCATCAACAAGGACGTCCATAAAGTCTTCATCTACACTTTGTTCTCCATCGCGCTGGCCACGGAATTGGCGCCGCAGGGCCTGGCCTGCATGGCGGCGGGCTTCGCCGTGGCCGGCGGCGTCGGGATCCGCCAGGGGATAGGCTATCTCGCGACGCACCAGTACTGGTACCGGGCCCACGCTTTGGTCCACCCGGTGACCTTCGGCGAGCAGATGGCCGTGGCCACGCTCGGCGCGGTCTCCTTTCTGGCCCTGCCTGAAGGCATCCTGAAGACGTCCTGGCAGCGCTGGCTGGCCCGCCTGGTGCTGGTCGTGACCGCGGCGGCCCTGGTCTTAAGCGAGACCCGCGCCGCTCTGCTCGGGCTCCTGGCGGGCCTGGCGGTGATCTCATTCTTCATCCGCCGCCTGCGCCTGCCCCTGGGCCTGGCCCTCCTTGTCGTGGCGCTGGCCATGCCGTTCATGGAACGTGCTCGCTACGGCCGCGCCCTGATGACGGACGTGCTGCTGGCTCAGCACCAGGGGACTATCCAGGCCGGCGGCCAATTGGAGCGCCTGCTGCTCTGGCGCGTGGCCTGGTCCATGGGCAAGGACCACTTCTGGACCGGAGTCGGGATCGGGAACTTCCGCGCCATGCTGCCGCATTATCTCAGCGCCAAGTTCTCGGATGGGACGAACAGCTGGGGCACGGCCCACAACCTCTATCTGCACACCTTCGCGGAGAGAGGCGTTCTCGGGCTCTGCGCGCTCGTCTGGCTGCTGGGGGCGCTCTGGCTGCGCGCCTGGCAGCGAACGCGCCAGGAGGCGAGCCCCTGGAACCTTTGGGCCCTGGGCACGGCCACGGCTTTTCTGGTCATGAACATGACCGAAGAGGCCCTGCAGGTCGAGATCGTCTGGATGCTCGTCTTCTTCGTCTGGGTCTGGGCTGAGGCGCGCCACCGTCAAAGGGAAGGCTCATGGTCCTGAAGGGCGAAGCGAGCGTGACCCGCCGCCTGCGGCGCAATTCCTTCTGGAAGATTGTGGGCGACGGAAGCCGCGGCCTTCTGGCGGTGTTCCTGCTCCTGGTCGCGCGCCACTACGGGCCGGCCGCATTCGGCGTGTTCTCCTTGCTCTATGCCGCCGCCATCTTCTTCTCCCTCCTGGCCGATCTCGGCCTCAATCTCCTGACCACCCGGCAGATCGCGGCCCACAAGTCGGATCCCGGGGCGTATCTGCAGACCTTTTTCACCTGCAAGCTCATCATCCTTCCCCTCTGGGTCATCCTGCCGGTCCTCGTCTGCAGACTGTGCCCCTATCCGGGGATATCCATCTCCTTGGTCGCGCTCTTGGCGGCGTCGTTCGCCATGCGCAATCTCCTGGAATTCTTCGGCGCAATATTCAGCGGCTTCGAGCAGATCCAATATGAAGCCGTCCTGAAGCTGGCCGCGCACACGCTCTTGCTCGGCCTCGGCATCTGGTTCATGTCCCGAGACCTCTCCATCACCTGGATCGGCGCCGCCATGCTGGGCGGCTACCTTGCGGCCGCGGTCTGCGGCGCCGTCTGGTGCCAAAGCAAATGGCGGATCCTCCCGCTGGTTTTCCACACCGAGGGACTTGCCATATTGTATGCCGAGGCTCTGCCGCTGATCTTGATGGGGGCTGGCCTGGCGGCGCTGACCAAATGGAACACGCTGATGCTCGGCTTCTTCGGCGTGGCGGCGGCGCAGATCGGCTGGTTCAGCGCCTCGGAGAAGGTCATCGCGGCTTTGGAGGTGCTGCCCATGCTGGTCACCGCGGCCAGCTACCCGGTGCTCTCCGACCTGCACAAGAACGACCCCGCCGGCTTCGCATCCGCCAAGGCCCGCCTGCTCAAGACGTTCCTCGGCATCGGCCTGCTGGCGGGGGCGGCCATCACGCTGTCAAGCGGGCCGATGATCCGCATCCTCTACGGCGCATCTTACGCCGGCGCCCGCCCGGCATTGTGCCTTCTGGCCTTCGGGCTGACGGCGGCGTTCCCGAACTGCATGCTGCTCAATATCCTGGTGGCTTCCGGCCGCTCCGCGGACGGCGCGCGCGCCGCCTTGATCGCCTGCGGCGCGAACATCCTGCTGACTTTGGTGCTGATCCCGGCCTGGGGCATCAACGGCTCGGCCTTGGCCTCGACCTTGGCGCAGGTGGTCCTGTTCGCCGCGGGCTATGCCTTCGCGGCCAAAGCCCGGACCCGGCCCGCCGCGGTGGGCACCCCCGCATAACCCCGCGGTTCTCCAAGCCGGTTTTTCGCGGGACTCCGCATGGGACAGTTTGAAAGGCGATTTTATGCTATATTGATATTTGATTACTAATCGCTCAATATACAAGGTAGAGTCATGCACATCAGACGAAGCGCTCTTCTACAGGATCTTCACCGCAGCGTGAAGGATCATCCGGTCACGGCCATTCTGGGGCCCCGCCAGTGCGGCAAGACCACGCTGGCTCGCGAATTGAACCGTCAGATCAAGGGGGCGTTCTTCGACCTCGAGAACCGTCAGGACCTAGCCCGCTTGCAGGACCCGATCCGTGTCTTGGGAGACCTCAGAGGCCTGATCATCTTGGACGAGGTCCAGAAGCAGCCTGGCCTCTTGGAGACCTTGCGGGTCTTGGCTGACCGCCGGCCGCGGCGGGCGTCCTTCCTTATCCTCGGGAGCGCTTCGCCCGATCTTCTCCGGCATTCTTCGGAGTCCCTGGCCGGGCGGGTCCACTTCGTCGACATGGGGGGATTCGACTTGGCCGAAGCGCCCCATATCGACCGGCTCTGGCTGCGGGGGGGCTTCCCGCCCTCCTACCTGGCCGCAAGCCTCGCCAAGAGCTTCGCTTGGCGGGAGGACTTCCTGCAGACTTTCCTGGAGCGCGATATCCCGCAGTGGGGCATCCGCGTGCCGGCTGCTACGCTCAGGCGCTTCTGGGGGATGCTCGCCCACTACCACGGACAGACCTGGAACGCTTCCGAGATTGCATCCTCGTTGGGGACGGCCCATACCACCACGCAGCATTACCTCGAAATCCTGACCGGCGCCTTCATGGTCAGGCAGTTGCCGCCTTGGCACGAGAACCTGGGCAAGCGACTGGTCAAAGCGCCCAAGGTGTATATCCGGGATTCGGGGCTCTTCCATTCACTCATGAGCCTCGAAACCAAGGAAAGTCTTTACGCTCACCCGAAATTCGGGGCATCCTGGGAAGGCTTTGCCCTGGAGCAGCTGGTCCGGCGAGTCCCTGACCGGCATGCCTATTTCTGGGGGACCCACGCCGGAGCGGAATTGGACCTGCTGCTCATCCGCGACGGTAAACGCTGGGGGTTTGAATTCAAAGTGAGCGAGGCGCCGAGCCTCACGAAATCGATGCGCATCTCCTTGAAGGATCTGAACCTCCAGCGTCTCTGGGCGGTCTATCCTGGGGCACACCGGTTTCCGATGGCTGATCGTATCGAGGCGATCCCTCTAGCTCAGGCCCTGCAGCTAGACGTGGTGAAGATGAATCATTAGCGATGCGGCTCTCCATCATCATCGTCCACCACAACGCGCATGCCTATTTGAGGTCATGCCTGCGTTCCGTCCAAAAGGCCGGGGCGGGGCTTTCCGTGGAGACCATCGTGGTCGACAACGCCTCGCAGGACATGGCCGCGCTGACGCAAGAACACCCGCAGGCGCTTTGGGTTTTGAACAAGGACAACGTGGGCTGGGGAGCCGCGATCAACCAAGGCGCGGCGAAAAGCCGTGGCGACCTCCTGGTCTTCCTGAATCCGGACGCCGAGCTTTTGCCGGATTCTCTGAAGGAACTGCATGCCTTCTGCTCGGGGAAGACGGCGGAGCGACTGGGACCGGTCGGAGGCAAGCTCCTGTTTTCAGACGGCAGGCTCCAGCCCTCCTGCGGCCCTTTCCCACGCCTGCTCAGAATGCTTTGGCGCCGTCTATTGCCGCCGGCAAAGAGGAAATACCACCTCCGCCAGCCTGATAGCGCCAGCCCGGTGGATTGGGTCACAGGCGCCTTCATGGCCGTCCGGCGATCTGTTTTCGAGGAATTGGGAGGCTTCGACAGCGGCTTTTTCCTTTATTATGAGGACGTGGACTTATGCATCCGGGCCGGGCAAAATGGCTATCCCGCCTATTTTCTCCCAGGGGCTGTCGCCTATCATCACCATCCCCATGCCGTGCGCGCCAAGCCGGATCCGCGACTCAGGCGCATCATCCAGGATTCAAGGTCGCGCTACTTTGAGAAGCACCGTCCGGCCTGGGAGCAGTGGGGCCTGAAACAACTACAACGCTTGGAGAACGATTGATAAGGCCTTTCCATAGGATGTGAGCCTTGGGAGCCATCAAGAGTTAAGCGCCATGTCACGACTTCTCTTTGTCTACTCACAAGACCAGATATATTCATCACAGCATCCGATCGAGTTCTTTGAATACGTGCCACTCGGGATCTCTTACATCAGCGCGCTCCTCAGGCAGCACGGTTGCGCCACCGACCTGGCCGTACTCTCCCCCTCAGCTCCCAGAAAGAGCCGGAACATTCTTGAGCGCAAGATTGCAGCCTTTGGCCCGGACATAATTGGATACTCTGCCGTCAGTACCCAGTTTCCCTTCCTCTCATCGGTCGCTGCTGAAGTCCATGCCCGGCGCCCGACGCTGTTTCAGATCATAGGCGGAGTTCACGCCACACTCGCGCCGGAAGAGGCTATCAAAGGGCCCTTCGACGCTCTCTGCGTCGGCGAGGGCGAACTCCCCCTCCTCGAATTGACGAAAACCCTGGCAGCAAAGTCCCCGCTAGCGCCCATTCCGAACCTCTGGATCAAGCACAATGGCGGCATCCTCGAATCTGCACCTCGGCCATTTCTGGACGATCTGGATAGCCTGCCATTCCCGGATCGAAGCATCTGGACCCAATGGATTCATGTCCCGACCTCGCCGCGGTGGTCCATCCTCCTCGGCCGCGGTTGTCCTTTCGAATGCACGTACTGCAGCAATCACGCCTTGAAACGCCTGGCGCCCGGCCCCTACGTTCGATTCCGCTCACCAGAGAATATCCTGCGCGAGCTCGATGCGCTGACTGCTCAGTATCCGGCAATGCGGGAATTCTATCTGGAAGTCGAGACCATAGGACTGCGCAAGGACTGGGCGCTGGCGCTCTGCGCAGCATTGGCGGATTCCAACGCGAAACGGCCCGCCCCCTTGGCGTTCTCGGCGAATCTCCGGATATCCCCCGGCTGCGATTTCGTGGGACTCTTCGCCGCCATGAGGAAAGCCAACTTCACTCAGGTGAACATCGGCCTGGAATCCGGCAGCGAGCGTGTCCGCCGCCAGATCCTGCACCGCATCTACTCGAACCAAGACGTGCTAAGAACCGTCGCGCAAGCGCGCGATGCCGGCCTGCGGATATCCCTGTTCAACATGGTCGGATTGCCTGGGGAGACACCAGCCGACTTCCAGGAGACAGTGGCGGTCAACCGCGCTTGCCGCCCCGACAACCACAGCACGTCGATCTTCTACCCTTATCCGGGGACTCGCCTGCATGAGCTTTGCGCTGAGCGCGGACTCCTGCCGCCCGCGGGCCTGCGTGGCGACGTAGAGCGCTGCGCCCCGTGTCTGCAGTTGCCGGAATTCCCCCCGCGCGAGGTCCGCCGGGCCTTTGTCTGGTTCGATTATCATGTCTACAAGGGGATCCGGCCGATGCACCGCATCCTACCGCGGGTCGCCGGCGCATGGCTGCGTGCCCATCCAAGGCTCATGAGCCTAGCCCGTCGCATCGTGCGCAATACGACCGTTGCCCGCGCGATCCGATTGGTGCCGCGATTGCGCAGCTATTTCTAGGGGCCGTTACCTTTTGGCGAGGTAATCCGAGACCATGGATTCTATTCCTTGGTCCAAAGTCTTAGGGGGCGCCCAGCCCATCGTCTTGCGGAACTTCTTGCTATCGACGAGCAGGGAATCGGAGAGTCGCTTCAATGCTCGCCCGAGGTGAGGAAAGATCGCCCCGGCCAGGCTTAGGCACGGTCTTGGGACCATCCACAGGTTCGCCTGCTTCCCCATCGCGCGCGCGATCTTCCGAATGAGGTCCGGGGTGGAAACATCCATGCCGTCGCTGATGACAAACGTCTGATTGGCCACTGCGGGCGCCGTAGCGCAAAGCGTCAAAGCTGCGACAAGGTTTTCCATCCCGATGAAGCTGCGCGAGTTGCGGATGGCGCCCAAAGGCAGTATGCGTCCACTCTGAACCGCATCCAGAAGTCTTTGCATATTACCCTTGACCGGCCCCGGACCATACACCAGCGGCGGGCGCAGGACGACTGCTTCCATGCCCGTGTTTCGGCAGGTATACCGTAGAGCCTGTTCCGCCTCCCATTTGCTCAATGCGTAAGGCTCGGCCGGCCGCGGCGGAGATCCCTCATCGAATGGGACCGAGTCGGGAGTGGAGAGTCCGCAGATGCCGATAGTGCTCAGAAACACAAAGCGTTTCACGCCGGCCTGAACCGCGGCCTTGGCGAGGGTTTGAGTGCCCATGACGTTGACCCGGCGGAATTCCAGCAACGGATCCAGAACTGTCTCGCGGAGCACATGGGCTCGTGCGGCGAGATGGATGACCACATCGACGTCCCGCAAAGCGGCATGCCAATCAGTCTGGGGACCGATATCAGAGACTTCAATCAATTCCTCTGGCGCCGCTCCTCCCCGCCCGGGCGTCGCCAGATTGCGAACAGTTCCGCGCACGACATGGCCGCCCGCCGAAAGGGCGCAGCACAGATTGTGCCCGACAAAGCCATTGGCGCCGGTGATCAGGGCACGTTGCATGGGATCATTAGGAGCCCCGACCCGACTCGCAAGACGATGCTCGTATGATTGCTAAACCGTTGAAAGCATATTGGGGCAACACAGTGATTAATATATTACTCTATATGGAGTTTTCAGATGTCCGCCAAGGAGCATGATCCGCATGCGCGCACCTCTCTTCTCGGTCGTCATCCCAGCCTACAACGCAGCCGCTTTCATTGAGAAGACCCTCGACTCTGTCCGGGCCCAGACCCTGCAGGACTATGAGATCATAGTCGTGGACGATGGCTCCCGCGACGACACGAAGGGGGTCGTCGACCGCTGGCTCGCCCGCCATAGCCAACCCGGCCGCTGTATCAGGCAGGAGAACAAGAAGATCGCCGGCGCCCGCAACACGGGGATCCGCGCCGCTGCCGCTGATCACATCGCCCTCCTCGACCACGACGACCTCTGGTACCCGGAGAAGTTGGCGGCCGTGGCCGCGGCTTTTCGAGCGGACCCCGATACCGTCCTCGTATGCCACGACATGAACATCGTCCAGGACGGCCGCCGCCCAAGAACGGCGCGCATGGGTCCGGCGGCGCCGCGGATGTATGAGCGGCTGCTTTTTGAGGGCAACGCCCTGGCCCCTTCGACTTCCGTTTTCCGCAAGGACAAAGCCCTGGAGATCGGGGGCTTCCGCGAAAACCCGGAATTCGACACCTCGGAAGACTATGATTTCTGGATGCGCCTATCCCGCATCGGCAGTTTTCACTTCATCGACCAGGTCCTCACCGAATACCATGAGGTCGAGAACTCCGCCTCGAGCCGCGTAGAATACCACCTCGGCAACGCCGAGGCTGTCCTTCGTGACCATTTCGCCTCCTATTTCCGAGGAGACCCTGGAATCAGAGGCCGCTTTCTCATGCGGCGCCGCATGGCCACACTGTACCGGGCCTGGGTCGTCGCGCTGGGCGCGGCCGGAGCCTCGCGGGAGAAACAGCGGGAATATGTGCGCAGGATGATCGTGACATATCCTTTTTCCCCGAGGAATCTGGCGCGCCTCTGCCTCTGGCTCATCGGCCGCTGATCACGCTAGGGGCCGCGGCTCGCCGGGGATCTAGAGTGGTCTCTTCTTGGTCGCGGCGACGGCCGAGAGCTTGTTGTCCAGCTCCTGCAGAGCCAACAGGATCACCACGAGCCGGCGGTCATGGGCGAAAGATATCCTGTCGAAGAGGCGCAGGACCAATCGTCGGACCCGGGTCCCGAGGTCGCGCCAGGGAGGGCCAGGCGGCGGCAACAGGGGCTTCTGGGTGGAACGGACCATGGCGGACCAGCGCTGCAGGTGCGCCGCGAGGGACCGGTCCAGAACGAACTGGTCGAGGGCGCCCCGGTCAGGCGCCAGCTCCTTCCAGGCGGGTCCGGCGGCCTCTTGGGCGCACAGGAAGCTCTCCGCGGCCCGGCCGACCTCTCCCGGCTCTCCTCCGAGGCGAGTCCGGAGCTCCAGGATCTCGCGCGCCAGCTCCAGCGTCTTGAGTTCGCTGCGGAAAGACTCTTCCAACAGGCCCAACGCGGCCCCCTCGTCGCCTAGGGCGCGGTGATACCGGCCTAGGAGCAGGTTCCGGTTGAGGGTCTTGGTGATCCCGAACAGGTTGGCGTAGCCCAGAGCCTCCGCCTCGGCGCAGAAGGCCTCGAACTTGCGCAGCCGGTCGGGGAAGGTGTTGCGGCCGTCTTTGGACGACCAGAACAGCTCTCCCAGAGAGACGTCCACGCCGAAGCGGTCCGGGTCGGCCATGACCGCGCTGCCCTCGGGGAAATAGCAGAAGTTGAGTGCCGGGTTTATGAGCAGGCGCCGGCGGTGCCGGCGCAGCTTCCGGATGAAGGACAGCTGCTCCTGGAAGTCGGCTTCGGTCTCTCCGGGCAGACCGAACATCATGTTGAGGCCGACCGTGATACCGGCTTTGGCTCCGCTGACCACCACAGCCTCGAAATCAGCGTCGAGGCAGGCATTTTTTCCCACGCTGCGCAGGAGCGTCTTGGCCGGAGTCTCCAGGCCGTAGCCGATGAGGGAGCAGCCGGCGCGCTTGAGCTTGCGATGGAGACGGTCATCCATCTCGCGGCGGATGACCGCGTTTTCAAGGTCGAATCCCACCTTCAGGCCGCTGGCTATGAGCAGGTCGCAGAAGGATTCCAGCTCCCGGATGTTGCCGTTGGAGACCGAATCGTGTATCCGGAAGAATTCAGTGCGCGGGTGGAGCTGGAGTTGGTGACGGATCTCGGCCAGCACTCGCGCGCCGGTGCGGCAGCGGAATTTCGGGAAGAACTGATTCTCGGTGCAGTAGCAGCAGTGGTTGATGCAGCCGCGTGAGAAGTAAGTGGGCAGGACGTTGTGGCCCGCGTAGAGGTCCAGCTCGAAGTCGGAGAAGTCGGGGAAGGGCAGGGAATCCAGCGGGCTGATGAGCTCCCGGGACGGGCCGGCCACGGGTTTGCCGTCCTCTCCCCGCTGAGCCACGCCGGCGATTGGGCGGGGCTCGCCGGCATCGGCCGCGAGCCATTCGGTCAGCGCGGCCTCGCCTTCGCCGAAGACCACCGCATCCGCCAGTCCCTCGCGCAGGAGTTCCCTCCAAGCCCGCGTGTAAGGCGCCACCTGGGGACCGCCGAAGACCAATCTGATCTCGGGAGCGACCTGCCGGAATTTGGCGGCCAGCAGACGGGCGGCCAGCAATGAAGAGCAGTGCGTCGATAGTCCTACGGCCCGGGGGTTCTGGGCGAGTATCGACTGCACGGAGGCGAGCAGCTCGTCCGCGTAATAGGCGAACATCCCTTCCATGAAGGAGGGGCTTTCCCAGGAGTTGTAGCCGTTGGCCGGAGCCCAGGTATCCGAGTAGGAGCTGCCGCGAAGGTTGTAGAGGATGATATTGAGGTCGAAGGTCCGGGCGCGCAGGCCCTGCCCTGTCAGATAGCTCTTGAGTTGGGCCAGGCCCAGGGGCGGATTCTGATTGGCCCAGCCGGGGGGCTGCACGAGGGCGATGTCGAGTCCGGGCTGATTCACTGCGCACCTCCGCGGCGGAGCTTCAAGGCCAGGCGCAGGGGCAGGCGCAGGGCCCAGAGCAGCAGGGCCGACGGGAAGCCCGGGACCCGGAGCAACGGCGCCGCGACGCCTTTGCGGGCGGTGGCGCGCAGGACGCGGACCCCGACCCGCGGCAGCAGTTCGAGCTGCAGGTCCACGAGGGTCAGGCCGTGGCGCGCCAGGAGCCCAGCCAGCGAACGACGGCTGAAGAAGACGTGATGGGTCAGGTCCACGGGCAGGTTGCTGCCCCTGTGGCGACGGAAGAAATACCAATCGAAGCAGGCCTCCATGTCATCAGGTATCTCGATGAAGAGGAAGCCCCCGTCGGCGACGAGCCGGGCGCAGTCGGCCACCACGGCGTTGGGATCCAGGCAGTGCTCCAGGACGTTGCAGAGGATGACCAGGTCGGCCTGGTCCCCGTCCGGGACCTGATGCGCGTAGCGCCGCTCTTTGATGATGGCGGGGTGACGGACCGGAGCCGCGATGGGGTCGTAGACTCGGCACGCCCGCCCGGCCGCGGCCAGTTCCACGAGGCGGAACCCATCGCGGCCGCCGATGTCGAAGACCTGGCGGATGGGACGGCCCCAGCGGGTCTCGAGACCCTGCGTGTAATCC is a genomic window of Elusimicrobiota bacterium containing:
- a CDS encoding glycosyltransferase family A protein, which produces MRAPLFSVVIPAYNAAAFIEKTLDSVRAQTLQDYEIIVVDDGSRDDTKGVVDRWLARHSQPGRCIRQENKKIAGARNTGIRAAAADHIALLDHDDLWYPEKLAAVAAAFRADPDTVLVCHDMNIVQDGRRPRTARMGPAAPRMYERLLFEGNALAPSTSVFRKDKALEIGGFRENPEFDTSEDYDFWMRLSRIGSFHFIDQVLTEYHEVENSASSRVEYHLGNAEAVLRDHFASYFRGDPGIRGRFLMRRRMATLYRAWVVALGAAGASREKQREYVRRMIVTYPFSPRNLARLCLWLIGR
- a CDS encoding radical SAM protein → MNQPGLDIALVQPPGWANQNPPLGLAQLKSYLTGQGLRARTFDLNIILYNLRGSSYSDTWAPANGYNSWESPSFMEGMFAYYADELLASVQSILAQNPRAVGLSTHCSSLLAARLLAAKFRQVAPEIRLVFGGPQVAPYTRAWRELLREGLADAVVFGEGEAALTEWLAADAGEPRPIAGVAQRGEDGKPVAGPSRELISPLDSLPFPDFSDFELDLYAGHNVLPTYFSRGCINHCCYCTENQFFPKFRCRTGARVLAEIRHQLQLHPRTEFFRIHDSVSNGNIRELESFCDLLIASGLKVGFDLENAVIRREMDDRLHRKLKRAGCSLIGYGLETPAKTLLRSVGKNACLDADFEAVVVSGAKAGITVGLNMMFGLPGETEADFQEQLSFIRKLRRHRRRLLINPALNFCYFPEGSAVMADPDRFGVDVSLGELFWSSKDGRNTFPDRLRKFEAFCAEAEALGYANLFGITKTLNRNLLLGRYHRALGDEGAALGLLEESFRSELKTLELAREILELRTRLGGEPGEVGRAAESFLCAQEAAGPAWKELAPDRGALDQFVLDRSLAAHLQRWSAMVRSTQKPLLPPPGPPWRDLGTRVRRLVLRLFDRISFAHDRRLVVILLALQELDNKLSAVAATKKRPL
- a CDS encoding methyltransferase domain-containing protein; protein product: MRYSSRCPVCAETPLLEIRQSVALARAAGLMKASYEEYLLKIGRQERPKEVLALCRGCHAGYRALFFDEAELGRIYDESYHALESRFKDSPELVYADEEFLSACARHLADYTQGLETRWGRPIRQVFDIGGRDGFRLVELAAAGRACRVYDPIAAPVRHPAIIKERRYAHQVPDGDQADLVILCNVLEHCLDPNAVVADCARLVADGGFLFIEIPDDMEACFDWYFFRRHRGSNLPVDLTHHVFFSRRSLAGLLARHGLTLVDLQLELLPRVGVRVLRATARKGVAAPLLRVPGFPSALLLWALRLPLRLALKLRRGGAQ